A portion of the Haemophilus influenzae genome contains these proteins:
- a CDS encoding L-serine ammonia-lyase, translating into MISVFDMFKVGIGPSSSHTVGPMKAGKQFIDDLIKRNQFEQTAEIHVDVYGSLSMTGRGHSTDIAIIMGLAGYLPHNVDIDMISGFIEKVKQTALLPINIDQKTVKFDFENNLIFHRTFLKLHENGMTITALDENRTELYRQTYYSIGGGFIVDEAHFGKEEKTTVQVPYPYKNAEDILKHCSDNGLMLSTVMLENEIALNGKEAVSAHIENVWKTMQACIEHGIHTEGILPGPLKVPRRAASLYRMLQANTNLSNDPMRVIDWVNMFALAVNEENAAGGRVVTAPTNGACGIIPAVLAYYEKFISPLTSEIIERYLLAAGMIGSLYKMNASISGAEVGCQGEVGVACSMAAAGLAEILGGNPLQVCIAAEIAMEHNLGLTCDPVGGQVQVPCIERNAIASVKAINASRMALRRTTNPRVSLDKVIETMYETGKDMNAKYRETSQGGLAVKIVCN; encoded by the coding sequence ATGATTAGCGTATTTGATATGTTTAAAGTGGGAATTGGGCCATCCAGTTCCCACACGGTCGGTCCGATGAAAGCGGGTAAACAATTTATAGACGACTTAATTAAACGAAATCAGTTTGAACAAACAGCTGAAATTCATGTGGATGTGTATGGTTCTCTTTCAATGACAGGGAGAGGTCACAGTACAGATATCGCCATCATTATGGGATTAGCGGGTTATTTACCACATAATGTGGACATCGATATGATTTCAGGTTTCATCGAGAAAGTGAAACAAACTGCGCTTTTACCCATTAATATTGATCAAAAAACGGTAAAATTTGATTTTGAAAATAATCTCATTTTCCACCGCACTTTTTTAAAATTGCACGAAAATGGCATGACAATTACCGCTCTTGATGAAAATCGCACAGAGCTTTATCGCCAAACCTATTATTCGATCGGTGGTGGTTTTATTGTCGATGAAGCCCATTTTGGCAAAGAAGAAAAAACCACAGTCCAAGTGCCTTACCCTTACAAAAATGCAGAAGATATTTTGAAGCATTGCAGTGATAACGGCTTAATGCTTTCCACTGTGATGTTGGAAAATGAAATCGCATTGAATGGCAAAGAGGCTGTCAGTGCTCATATAGAGAATGTTTGGAAAACGATGCAGGCTTGTATTGAACACGGCATTCACACAGAGGGTATTTTACCCGGCCCATTAAAAGTACCACGTCGTGCGGCTTCACTTTATCGTATGTTGCAAGCTAATACGAATTTATCTAACGATCCAATGCGTGTGATCGACTGGGTCAATATGTTTGCGCTTGCTGTCAATGAAGAAAATGCAGCGGGTGGACGTGTAGTCACAGCTCCAACTAACGGTGCGTGTGGGATTATTCCAGCTGTATTAGCTTACTACGAAAAATTTATCTCGCCATTAACATCTGAAATCATTGAACGCTATTTATTAGCAGCGGGTATGATTGGTTCACTTTATAAGATGAACGCTTCTATTTCTGGTGCAGAAGTGGGTTGTCAAGGCGAAGTGGGTGTAGCCTGTTCAATGGCTGCTGCGGGACTAGCTGAAATTTTGGGTGGCAATCCACTACAAGTATGCATCGCAGCTGAAATTGCAATGGAGCATAATTTAGGATTAACTTGCGACCCTGTCGGCGGTCAAGTTCAAGTACCTTGTATCGAACGCAATGCGATTGCTTCAGTTAAAGCGATCAATGCATCGCGTATGGCTTTACGCCGCACCACCAATCCAAGAGTAAGCTTAGATAAAGTGATTGAAACAATGTACGAAACAGGTAAAGATATGAACGCCAAGTATCGCGAAACATCTCAAGGCGGACTTGCAGTTAAAATTGTTTGTAACTAA
- the mtr gene encoding tryptophan permease — protein sequence MIQQKSPSLLGGAMIIAGTAIGAGMLANPTSTAGVWFIGSILALIYTWFCMTTSGLMILEANLHYPTGSSFDTIVKDLLGKSWNIINGLSVAFVLYILTYAYITSGGGITQNLLNQAFSSAESAVDIGRTSGSLIFCLILAAFVWLSTKAVDRFTTVLIVGMVVAFFLSTTGLLSSVKTAVLFNTVAESEQTYLPYLLTALPVCLVSFGFHGNVPSLVKYYDRDGRRVMKSIFIGTGLALVIYILWQLAVQGNLPRTEFAPVIEKGGDVSALLEALHKYIEVEYLSVALNFFAYMAISTSFLGVTLGLFDYIADLFKFDDSLLGRTKTTLVTFLPPLLLSLQFPYGFVIAIGYAGLAATIWAAIVPALLAKASRQKFPQASYKVYGGNFMIGFVMLFGILNIVAQIGANLGWFASFTG from the coding sequence ATGATACAACAAAAATCTCCTTCTCTCTTAGGCGGTGCAATGATCATTGCAGGTACAGCGATTGGTGCAGGCATGCTGGCTAACCCAACTTCAACGGCAGGTGTATGGTTTATCGGTTCAATTCTTGCTTTAATTTATACTTGGTTTTGTATGACAACCTCAGGATTAATGATCCTAGAAGCTAATCTACATTATCCAACAGGTTCAAGTTTTGACACTATCGTTAAAGATTTATTAGGAAAAAGTTGGAATATTATCAACGGTCTTTCTGTTGCTTTCGTCTTGTATATTTTGACTTATGCCTACATAACCTCAGGCGGAGGCATTACACAAAATCTGCTCAACCAAGCATTCAGTTCTGCTGAAAGTGCGGTAGATATTGGGCGAACTTCAGGATCTTTAATTTTCTGCCTTATTCTTGCAGCCTTTGTATGGCTTTCAACCAAAGCAGTGGATCGTTTCACAACCGTGTTAATTGTCGGGATGGTGGTTGCTTTTTTCCTTTCTACTACTGGTTTATTAAGCTCTGTAAAAACAGCAGTTTTATTCAATACCGTTGCTGAAAGTGAGCAAACATATTTACCTTATTTATTGACCGCACTTCCAGTTTGTCTCGTGTCGTTTGGTTTCCACGGAAATGTCCCGAGTCTCGTCAAATATTACGATCGTGATGGTCGTCGCGTGATGAAATCGATCTTTATTGGTACGGGCTTAGCATTAGTGATTTACATCTTATGGCAGCTCGCTGTACAAGGTAATTTACCACGCACTGAATTTGCGCCAGTCATTGAAAAAGGCGGCGATGTTTCTGCATTATTAGAGGCTTTACATAAATATATTGAAGTGGAATACCTTTCCGTCGCATTAAATTTCTTTGCTTATATGGCAATTTCTACTTCATTCTTAGGCGTCACTTTAGGGTTATTTGACTATATTGCGGATCTATTTAAATTTGACGATAGCTTATTGGGCAGAACAAAAACAACACTTGTTACTTTTTTACCGCCATTATTGCTAAGCCTGCAATTTCCTTATGGATTTGTGATTGCCATTGGTTACGCTGGATTGGCGGCAACAATTTGGGCTGCAATTGTCCCCGCACTTCTTGCCAAAGCAAGCCGTCAAAAATTCCCACAAGCAAGTTATAAAGTATACGGCGGAAATTTTATGATTGGTTTTGTAATGTTATTTGGCATATTAAATATTGTGGCGCAAATTGGGGCAAACTTAGGTTGGTTTGCAAGTTTTACTGGGTAA
- a CDS encoding pyridoxal phosphate-dependent aminotransferase produces the protein MRLFPKSDKLEHVCYDIRGPVHKEALRLEEEGNKILKLNIGNPAPFGFEAPDEILVDVLRNLPSAQGYCDSKGLYSARKAIVQYYQSKGIHGATVNDVYIGNGVSELITMAMQALLNDGDEVLVPMPDYPLWTAAVTLSGGKAVHYLCDEEANWFPAIDDIKAKVNTKTKAIVIINPNNPTGAVYSKELLQEVVEIARQNNLIIFADEIYDKILYDGAVHHHIAALAPDLLTVTLNGLSKAYRVAGFRQGWMILNGPKHNAKGYIEGLDMLASMRLCANVPMQHAIQTALGGYQSINEFILPGGRLLEQRNKAYDLITQIPGITCVKPMGAMYMFPKIDVKKFNIHSDEKMVLDLLRQEKVLLVHGKGFNWHSPDHFRVVTLPYVNQLEEAITKLARFLSDYRQ, from the coding sequence ATGCGATTATTCCCAAAATCCGACAAATTAGAACACGTATGTTATGACATTCGCGGACCAGTGCACAAAGAAGCACTACGCTTAGAAGAAGAAGGCAATAAAATTTTAAAATTAAATATCGGCAACCCCGCACCTTTCGGCTTTGAAGCACCAGATGAAATTTTGGTGGACGTATTGCGTAATTTGCCGTCAGCTCAAGGCTACTGTGATTCAAAAGGTTTATATTCTGCTCGTAAAGCCATTGTTCAATATTATCAATCAAAAGGGATTCACGGCGCGACCGTCAATGATGTGTATATTGGTAACGGCGTATCTGAGCTTATCACAATGGCCATGCAAGCATTACTCAATGATGGTGATGAAGTACTCGTGCCAATGCCTGATTATCCGCTTTGGACTGCTGCGGTAACACTTTCTGGCGGCAAGGCTGTTCATTACCTTTGTGATGAAGAAGCAAATTGGTTCCCCGCTATTGATGATATTAAAGCGAAAGTGAATACGAAAACTAAAGCGATTGTCATCATCAACCCGAACAACCCAACGGGTGCTGTGTATAGCAAAGAATTATTACAAGAAGTTGTGGAAATCGCGCGCCAAAATAATTTGATCATCTTTGCAGACGAAATCTACGACAAAATTTTATATGATGGCGCAGTGCATCATCACATTGCCGCACTAGCTCCTGATTTATTAACCGTTACATTGAATGGGTTATCAAAAGCTTATCGAGTTGCAGGCTTCCGTCAAGGTTGGATGATTTTAAACGGCCCAAAACATAATGCGAAAGGTTATATTGAAGGCTTGGATATGCTGGCATCAATGCGTTTATGTGCCAACGTACCAATGCAACATGCAATTCAAACTGCACTTGGTGGCTATCAAAGTATTAATGAATTTATTTTACCAGGTGGTCGATTACTTGAGCAACGAAACAAAGCCTACGATCTCATCACTCAAATTCCAGGCATTACTTGCGTGAAACCAATGGGGGCGATGTATATGTTCCCGAAAATTGATGTGAAAAAATTCAATATTCACAGTGATGAAAAAATGGTGCTGGATTTACTCCGCCAAGAAAAAGTACTACTTGTGCACGGTAAAGGATTTAATTGGCATTCACCTGATCACTTCCGTGTTGTCACCCTTCCTTATGTGAATCAGCTTGAAGAAGCCATTACAAAATTAGCAAGATTTTTGTCGGATTACCGTCAATAA
- a CDS encoding isochorismate synthase, whose amino-acid sequence MAWLKGQSAYPQFYLHFRDEEKALAALGAVQSFSQLNLAQEFIEESGFPLVGGLQFQGTAQFVLPKMLVEQDNKGTLVSFFVKDEQSANDTLAHLKTFENLTALSALPKQIPLHTEPRANERTWCDWVNQALVEIKSGELTKIVLANETTFHLKQAINAYDFLAESEKQNQGCYHFLWAENFHSVFVGSTPERLFAREYNLLLTEALAGTASVSESEEETQSQANWLLNDEKNLKENWLVVKDISQNLRKQVESFDVSNVELKPLRKVQHLIRKIRANLTAHYADVNILKAIHPTAAVSGLPQQQAKMILSEIETFDRGWYAGTLGVMSDVCSEFCVAIRSAFIEGHRIRVFAGAGIVAGSQPLEEWKEIERKAAGLISLFAEEK is encoded by the coding sequence TTGGCGTGGCTGAAAGGTCAATCTGCGTATCCTCAATTTTATTTACATTTTCGTGATGAAGAAAAAGCACTGGCTGCGCTTGGGGCAGTGCAGTCATTTTCACAGTTAAATTTAGCACAAGAGTTTATTGAAGAAAGTGGTTTTCCACTGGTCGGCGGTTTGCAATTTCAAGGCACTGCACAATTTGTATTACCCAAAATGCTTGTTGAACAGGATAATAAAGGCACGTTGGTATCCTTTTTTGTGAAAGATGAGCAAAGTGCGAATGATACTTTAGCCCACCTCAAAACTTTTGAAAATCTCACCGCACTTTCTGCGTTGCCAAAACAAATTCCTTTGCATACAGAGCCTCGAGCTAATGAAAGAACTTGGTGTGATTGGGTCAATCAGGCTTTGGTAGAAATTAAAAGTGGAGAGCTGACAAAAATTGTGTTAGCCAATGAAACCACTTTTCATTTAAAGCAAGCGATTAATGCGTACGATTTTTTAGCAGAAAGCGAAAAACAAAATCAAGGTTGTTATCATTTTTTATGGGCTGAAAATTTTCATTCGGTTTTTGTTGGTTCTACGCCAGAACGCCTATTTGCTCGTGAGTATAATTTGTTGCTAACAGAGGCTTTGGCGGGGACAGCATCAGTTTCTGAAAGTGAGGAAGAAACGCAATCTCAAGCCAATTGGTTATTAAATGACGAGAAAAATTTAAAAGAAAATTGGTTAGTCGTAAAAGATATTTCGCAGAATTTACGTAAGCAAGTAGAAAGTTTTGATGTAAGCAATGTGGAATTGAAACCGTTACGTAAAGTACAACATTTGATTCGTAAAATTCGTGCAAATTTGACCGCACATTATGCAGATGTAAATATATTAAAAGCGATTCATCCTACGGCTGCAGTATCTGGTTTGCCACAGCAACAAGCCAAAATGATTTTGTCAGAAATCGAAACCTTTGATCGAGGCTGGTATGCGGGAACATTGGGCGTGATGAGCGATGTATGTTCAGAGTTTTGTGTGGCGATTCGTTCTGCTTTTATTGAAGGTCATCGTATTCGTGTATTTGCTGGCGCGGGCATTGTGGCAGGCTCGCAGCCATTGGAAGAATGGAAAGAAATTGAACGTAAAGCAGCAGGGTTAATTTCCTTGTTTGCAGAAGAAAAATGA
- the menD gene encoding 2-succinyl-5-enolpyruvyl-6-hydroxy-3-cyclohexene-1-carboxylic-acid synthase, which yields MSVSVFNRCWSKVILETLVRQGVSHVCIAPGSRSTPLTLEAVRLQNAGSVTCHTHFDERGLGFFALGIAKATQSPVAIIVTSGTATANLYPAIIEARQTGVNLFVLTADRPPELWECGANQAILQQNMFGQYPVANVNLPKPNADYSAQWLISLLEQAAFQQKQQGGVVHINVPFAEPLYDATDEEVNSHSWLHPLQRWLIQNKSWINVEVQQNEVLMHENWDHWRTKRGVVVVGQLPAEQAMGINSWASAMGWVLLTDIQSGVVPTTPYEDIWLANQTVREKLLQADIVIQFGARFISKRINQFLQAFKGEFWLVEQSGKALDPYHHSLTRFNAKAHHWLRAHPPLRQKPWLLEPLALSKFCATFIEQQVGGNLTEASLALRLPTLLPYNGVLFLGNSLLVRLVDALTQLPESYPVYTNRGASGIDGLLATAAGIGIGSNKPVVAVIGDTSTLYDLNSFALFKNVTQPTLIFVINNNGGAIFDMLPVDEQVKDQFYRLPHNGDFSQIAAMFDLKYAHPYTWADLNSVVKQAYSRRKATLIEIKTNPSDGSSLYKRLIDQISHAVIGA from the coding sequence ATGTCGGTAAGCGTGTTTAATCGTTGTTGGTCGAAAGTGATTTTAGAAACCTTGGTGCGCCAAGGCGTTTCTCACGTTTGTATCGCGCCAGGTTCGCGTTCGACACCTTTAACTCTAGAAGCCGTACGTTTGCAAAATGCAGGTTCAGTCACTTGTCATACGCATTTTGATGAACGCGGTTTAGGTTTTTTTGCTTTGGGTATTGCTAAGGCAACTCAATCGCCTGTTGCAATTATTGTTACATCAGGTACTGCAACAGCAAACCTTTATCCAGCAATTATTGAAGCACGCCAAACTGGTGTGAATTTATTTGTTTTAACTGCTGATCGTCCACCAGAACTTTGGGAGTGCGGTGCAAATCAAGCTATTTTGCAACAAAATATGTTTGGTCAGTATCCAGTTGCAAATGTTAATTTACCTAAACCGAACGCTGATTATTCTGCACAATGGTTGATTTCTCTACTTGAACAGGCAGCTTTCCAACAAAAACAACAAGGTGGCGTTGTTCATATTAATGTCCCATTTGCCGAGCCACTTTATGATGCAACTGATGAGGAAGTAAATTCCCATAGTTGGCTACATCCGTTACAACGCTGGTTAATTCAAAACAAGTCTTGGATAAATGTAGAAGTCCAACAAAACGAAGTATTAATGCATGAAAATTGGGATCATTGGCGTACCAAACGTGGTGTCGTTGTGGTTGGTCAATTACCTGCAGAACAAGCGATGGGCATTAATTCTTGGGCAAGTGCTATGGGCTGGGTGTTACTGACGGATATTCAATCTGGTGTTGTTCCAACGACACCTTATGAAGATATTTGGCTAGCAAACCAAACTGTTCGTGAAAAACTTCTACAAGCTGATATTGTGATTCAATTTGGCGCGCGTTTTATTAGTAAACGCATTAATCAATTCTTGCAAGCGTTTAAAGGGGAATTTTGGCTAGTTGAACAAAGCGGTAAAGCATTAGATCCTTACCATCATTCATTGACAAGATTCAATGCTAAAGCGCATCATTGGTTGCGTGCACATCCACCTTTACGCCAAAAGCCTTGGTTGCTTGAGCCGTTAGCTTTATCTAAGTTCTGTGCGACCTTTATTGAACAGCAAGTAGGTGGAAATTTAACGGAAGCCTCGCTCGCATTACGTTTACCAACACTTTTACCTTATAACGGTGTTTTATTTTTAGGTAATAGTTTACTTGTTCGTCTAGTTGATGCGCTAACGCAATTACCAGAAAGTTATCCCGTTTATACCAATCGTGGTGCGAGTGGAATTGATGGTTTGTTGGCTACTGCTGCTGGAATAGGTATTGGTTCAAATAAACCTGTTGTTGCGGTGATTGGCGATACGTCCACTTTATATGATTTGAATTCTTTCGCATTATTCAAAAACGTTACGCAACCAACGCTAATCTTTGTGATCAATAATAATGGTGGCGCGATTTTTGATATGTTACCTGTGGATGAACAAGTCAAAGATCAGTTCTATCGATTACCGCATAATGGCGATTTTTCTCAAATCGCGGCAATGTTCGATCTTAAATACGCTCATCCTTATACTTGGGCGGATCTCAATTCCGTTGTTAAACAGGCTTATAGTCGCCGCAAGGCAACGTTAATTGAAATTAAAACGAATCCGAGTGATGGTAGTAGTTTGTATAAACGCTTAATCGATCAAATTAGTCACGCCGTGATTGGTGCTTAA
- the menH gene encoding 2-succinyl-6-hydroxy-2,4-cyclohexadiene-1-carboxylate synthase, with protein MINIIFLHGLLGTKNDWQKVIENLPHFNCIALDLPFHGQAKDLEVTNFEETAEYLAQQIKSAVKNEPYFLVGYSLGGRIVLYYALQAQVERSNLQGVILEGANLGLKTDEEKQARFQLDFAWAQRFIQEPPEKVLNDWYQQPVFSHLTAEERLQLVEKRKSNCGENIGKMLMATSLSKQPDFSEKVRLSSLPFFYFCGERDHKFQVLAKENQIDLVTIPCAGHNSHLENSKYFSKKIENFILKIVRP; from the coding sequence ATGATAAACATCATTTTTCTTCACGGACTTCTTGGTACAAAAAATGACTGGCAAAAAGTCATTGAAAATCTACCGCACTTTAATTGTATTGCGCTAGATTTGCCTTTTCACGGGCAAGCTAAAGACCTTGAAGTCACAAATTTTGAAGAAACGGCTGAGTATTTGGCTCAGCAAATTAAAAGTGCGGTGAAAAATGAACCCTATTTTCTTGTTGGGTATTCTCTAGGTGGAAGGATCGTTTTGTATTATGCGCTGCAAGCTCAGGTGGAACGATCTAATTTGCAAGGCGTTATTTTAGAAGGAGCGAATCTAGGTTTAAAAACTGACGAAGAAAAGCAGGCTCGTTTTCAGCTGGATTTTGCGTGGGCACAACGTTTTATACAAGAACCACCAGAAAAAGTGTTGAATGATTGGTATCAACAACCTGTGTTTTCTCATTTGACTGCAGAAGAAAGGCTGCAGTTAGTTGAAAAACGAAAATCAAATTGTGGGGAAAATATTGGCAAGATGCTGATGGCGACAAGTCTATCCAAACAACCTGATTTTAGTGAAAAAGTGCGGTTAAGTTCTTTGCCATTTTTTTATTTTTGTGGCGAAAGAGATCATAAGTTCCAAGTATTAGCCAAAGAAAATCAAATTGATTTAGTGACAATTCCCTGCGCTGGACATAACTCACATTTAGAAAACTCAAAATATTTCTCTAAAAAAATAGAAAATTTCATATTAAAAATTGTTAGACCTTAG
- a CDS encoding MFS transporter, which yields MSTQLRNNPMKVALAAMVGTAIEFFDYYIYAAAAVLVFNTQFFHSDDPLSNDLLSLSTLALAFFARPIGSALFGHFGDKIGRKKTLVASLVLMGGSTVVIGLLPNYAQIGIWAPILLCVCRVGQGIGLGGEWGGAALVATENAPEGKRAWYGTFPQLGAPIGLFVANGTFFLVSYLLGHNALVEWAWRIPFVSSILLVAVGLYVRLTLHESHVFVEAEQKGKKLNAPVSVVFTKHLKPMIIGTFIMVATYSLFYIMTAFAQAYSRTEPKLSEAGYALGLGIPANTFTGLLLISAIVFGIFISISGVYADKIGRRKWLIWVTIAIGVLGLAMPLFLENGTPVSVFAFLVIGMAIMGMTFGPMAALLPELFPTEVRYSGASLAYNLASIIGATIAAMISLKINASFGVMGVGIYLAINALMTLLALLVSKETKNVDLTEI from the coding sequence ATGTCTACACAACTTCGCAATAATCCGATGAAAGTGGCGTTAGCCGCGATGGTCGGTACGGCAATCGAATTTTTTGATTATTATATCTATGCGGCTGCCGCTGTATTAGTTTTCAATACGCAATTCTTTCATAGCGATGATCCTCTTTCTAATGATCTACTTTCTCTTTCTACGCTTGCGCTTGCATTTTTTGCACGTCCTATTGGTTCGGCATTATTTGGTCACTTCGGCGATAAAATCGGTCGTAAAAAAACCTTGGTTGCCTCCCTTGTTTTAATGGGTGGTTCAACGGTAGTAATTGGTTTACTTCCTAACTATGCTCAAATTGGTATTTGGGCGCCGATTTTGCTTTGCGTATGCCGTGTTGGTCAAGGTATTGGACTCGGTGGTGAATGGGGCGGTGCAGCGTTAGTCGCAACAGAAAATGCACCAGAAGGAAAACGAGCTTGGTACGGTACTTTCCCTCAATTAGGCGCACCAATTGGTTTATTTGTCGCTAATGGAACGTTCTTCTTAGTTAGCTATTTACTTGGACATAATGCACTTGTTGAATGGGCGTGGCGTATTCCGTTTGTCTCTTCCATTTTATTAGTTGCAGTTGGTTTATATGTTCGCTTAACTTTGCACGAAAGCCACGTATTTGTGGAAGCAGAGCAAAAAGGCAAAAAATTGAATGCACCAGTGAGTGTTGTGTTTACCAAACACTTAAAACCAATGATTATTGGTACATTTATTATGGTGGCAACTTATTCTTTGTTTTACATTATGACGGCTTTTGCACAGGCATATTCTCGAACCGAGCCAAAGCTTTCTGAAGCAGGTTATGCACTTGGCTTAGGTATCCCAGCAAATACATTTACTGGCTTGTTATTAATTAGTGCCATTGTATTTGGTATTTTTATTAGTATTTCTGGTGTTTATGCCGATAAAATTGGTCGCCGTAAATGGTTGATTTGGGTGACTATTGCTATCGGCGTGCTTGGTTTAGCAATGCCGTTATTCTTAGAAAATGGCACACCAGTTAGCGTATTTGCATTTTTAGTGATTGGTATGGCGATTATGGGAATGACATTTGGTCCAATGGCTGCGCTATTGCCAGAGTTATTTCCAACGGAAGTACGTTATTCAGGTGCCTCTCTTGCCTATAATTTGGCATCAATTATTGGTGCAACTATTGCAGCGATGATTTCTTTAAAAATTAATGCGTCATTTGGTGTAATGGGCGTAGGGATTTATTTAGCAATCAATGCATTAATGACTCTCTTGGCATTATTAGTGTCAAAAGAGACTAAAAATGTAGATTTAACAGAAATCTAA
- the udp gene encoding uridine phosphorylase, whose protein sequence is MSDVFHLNLTKAQLKGATLAIVPGDPARSERIAKQLDNPEFLASTREFTSWLGYVNGQPIVVCSTGIGGPSTSICVEELAQLGVRTFLRIGTTGAIQPHINVGDVLITTASVRLDGASCHFAPLEYPAVANFECTTALYNAAKAKGIEPYVGITASSDTFYPGQERYDTYSGKVYRDYQGLLKQWQDLNVMNYEMESSTLFTMCSALGLRAGMVAGVIVNRTQQEIPNEATMKQTEEKAVSVVIAAAQALLS, encoded by the coding sequence ATGTCAGACGTATTTCACTTAAACCTCACTAAAGCACAACTTAAAGGCGCAACACTCGCTATTGTTCCAGGCGATCCTGCGCGCAGTGAGCGTATTGCGAAACAACTTGATAACCCAGAGTTTCTTGCAAGCACGCGTGAATTTACATCGTGGTTAGGTTATGTCAATGGTCAGCCTATTGTTGTATGTTCTACGGGTATTGGTGGCCCTTCAACATCAATTTGTGTGGAAGAACTGGCTCAACTTGGTGTACGTACTTTCTTACGTATTGGTACAACGGGTGCAATTCAACCGCACATTAATGTAGGCGATGTTCTTATCACAACCGCTTCTGTTCGCTTAGATGGTGCAAGCTGTCATTTCGCACCTTTAGAATATCCCGCTGTGGCAAACTTTGAATGTACAACCGCACTTTATAATGCAGCGAAAGCAAAAGGTATCGAGCCTTATGTGGGTATAACCGCTTCATCTGATACATTCTATCCTGGTCAAGAACGTTATGATACCTATAGCGGAAAAGTATATCGTGATTACCAAGGGCTACTTAAACAATGGCAAGATTTGAATGTAATGAACTACGAAATGGAATCCTCAACATTGTTCACTATGTGTAGTGCATTGGGTTTACGTGCAGGAATGGTTGCAGGCGTGATTGTAAACCGTACTCAACAAGAAATTCCAAATGAAGCAACAATGAAGCAAACGGAAGAAAAAGCTGTGTCTGTTGTGATCGCAGCTGCACAAGCGTTGTTAAGTTAA
- a CDS encoding MOSC domain-containing protein, with protein MNAKILVIKVGEVQTLTFSDGSQYESAIRKKTVPSVKIHSLGAEGNDVGLKKHHGGVDKSLFFMSADSFNKLNALLNKDFSYMDTATYGENFVVSGLNEDNVCIGDRYQIGSTILEVSQPRKPCERLSKNTENENTRDIIYQTGLSGWYVRIIETGIIKQNDELKLLARPYPQITIRHLNRLLSSPENEAELEAALDIEVLAEAFKRSIRSQVSKFKQQR; from the coding sequence ATGAATGCAAAAATTTTAGTTATAAAAGTAGGGGAAGTTCAAACCCTAACCTTTTCAGATGGAAGCCAATACGAAAGCGCAATTCGTAAGAAAACAGTGCCATCGGTAAAAATTCATTCTCTTGGTGCGGAAGGAAACGATGTTGGTTTAAAAAAACATCACGGTGGTGTAGATAAATCTCTCTTTTTTATGTCGGCAGATTCTTTTAATAAATTAAATGCTTTATTAAATAAAGATTTTTCTTATATGGATACTGCGACATACGGAGAAAATTTTGTCGTGTCAGGCTTGAATGAAGACAATGTGTGTATTGGCGATCGTTATCAAATCGGTTCAACCATTTTAGAAGTATCCCAGCCACGCAAACCTTGCGAACGTTTATCAAAAAATACAGAAAACGAAAATACACGTGATATTATTTATCAAACGGGGCTTAGTGGATGGTATGTTCGTATTATTGAAACAGGAATAATTAAGCAAAACGATGAATTAAAATTGCTCGCCCGTCCTTATCCGCAAATAACAATTCGCCATTTAAATCGCTTGTTATCCTCACCTGAAAATGAAGCTGAACTAGAAGCAGCATTAGATATTGAAGTATTAGCCGAAGCCTTTAAACGCTCAATTCGATCGCAAGTATCGAAATTCAAACAACAGAGATAA
- a CDS encoding YchJ family protein, which yields MSEISTALSLENCLCQSGHHYADCCGKFHLKQAFPETAEQLMRSRYTAYVLKNIPYIVATTVPSQQTLLEPRLLQEWADNTVWLGLEILKTESLTKTQSAVEFKAIFQGEDCEQVHQERSIFVKIEDRWYFVDPTVSLPTMKQPCVCGSGKKFKHCCGGFL from the coding sequence ATGTCTGAAATTTCAACCGCACTTTCTTTAGAAAATTGTCTGTGTCAATCTGGTCATCATTATGCAGATTGTTGTGGAAAATTTCATTTAAAACAAGCATTTCCCGAAACGGCAGAGCAACTTATGCGTTCACGTTATACGGCTTATGTGTTAAAAAATATTCCCTATATTGTTGCAACAACTGTGCCAAGCCAACAAACTTTATTAGAGCCTAGGTTATTGCAAGAATGGGCGGACAACACCGTGTGGCTAGGATTAGAAATTCTAAAAACAGAAAGCCTTACAAAAACTCAAAGTGCGGTGGAATTTAAGGCGATTTTTCAAGGCGAAGATTGTGAACAAGTCCATCAAGAACGGTCAATTTTTGTGAAAATTGAAGATCGTTGGTATTTTGTAGATCCAACGGTATCATTACCGACAATGAAACAACCTTGTGTATGCGGTTCTGGTAAAAAATTTAAACATTGCTGTGGGGGATTTTTATGA